TAGTTGCTTCAATATTACATTATGCAggtttttatatttagtagaataattttaaaaagtaagtagtaattttaattaaaaagcaTGTCATCGTGATTCGTGCTGGAGGCGTACACATAAATTGCTTCGAGAGGATCGTTGAAAGGCTCAAAATAACTCGCATTTGAAGATAATAAGTTTTGAGACTCGTGTAATCATCTTGAGGGACATTTCCTGACAGTTTGATCACATAACTTTTCATCAGATAAATATCCccttttcttaatttttaaaatataacgAGGATATTTTAACTGATAACCCAAATTTGCGACATTGAATTgtattgaaaattgaattaaaaaatggatgaaCGACATGAAGCAGCAGGAGAGACGTCGGAAAAACCAAAAGTACTTTTCTTGCTGAATAGCTATTATGGCCCTTTTTATGATGATGGAGATAACACTGGCGTGAATGTAGTAGACTTATATGAAGCGtttaaagtatttgaagaaaatggttTTGACATAGTAATTGCGTCTGATACTGGGGATTATGGATTTGACGATAAATCCTTTCGAGACCCGGCGATAGTGGATGAAACACAATCAATATTTTCTAATCCTGATTGCtctttgatgaagaaattaaagaatatcGCAAGACTGGATCGATTGAATCCTTCGGACTATGTGATTGTTTATATACCTGGAGGATATGGCTGTTCTTTTGATTTCCCCCATGCCAAAGTTGTACAGGACTTTTTGTATCGGTTTTatgaaacaaaaggaattatATGCGCCGTTGCACAAGCTAACATTGCCTTGGCTTACACGACGAATTCTGATGGGCAAGCTTTGTGTACGAACCGCCGTGTGACCGGTTGCACTTGGAAGGATGAAGTCCAAAATGGTGTCTTGAATGTGATGAACCGTCTTAATTTCTATAGTTTTGGTCACATTGCCGAAAACATTGGCGCCATTTTTGAATCTCCTCCTGTATACGTTGAGGACCCTTTCATTGTGGAGGATGGGCAGCTGTTTACTGGATCGAATACAAATAGTGCCAAAGGTGTAGCAATGGAAGCGGTGAGGGCTGTGTTAAATTATGATGGATGatcaaaatttcttttttggaaaaccGATCGTGTTTTGGGATTCtcacattttttttattttttctaatgtTTGAAATGGCACCATTGGTTAATCGATAACtgtaattattaatttcacgcttattataaaaattattttggcattaattttgttgcacttttttttttgtacaaTCTAGAGACTTTTCGGTTTGATACCGAGTACATATGTTTGTATTTAAAGTTATATATATTCTCATGCTTTGTATATGCACAAATATACTGAAATTTGAGATATTGGGGATGTTCGTTGGAAATTATCTCTGTACGAATGGGACAAGGCGGATttgattttggaaatgaGTATAATAATCTATTAAATTTCTCTATGCAGTTTTGGGATAACTTTCgtttttgcattttacCCTGTATTTCGGGATCATCAACTACTATATCCAACTGCGAAACATAATCTATGATTTCTTATTTCAAAGAAGATAGAAAAGTCCAACTTTGAGTTTTCTTATTGTTAGGGTGTTTTCCATGCGGGAAATCGCAATccattctattttttttttacctatTTATACCAAGTATAATGCCGAGTTACTAatgaattcttttttttcattttcggTTCCTTTTATTTGAGGATTGGTGTTGAATAAGAATTATTTCTACCGCCTCTGTGAAAGAGAATAAAACGCTACCAAGGAATCATATGCAAATACCTCGTTTGCTATTTCAATATCCT
This portion of the Schizosaccharomyces pombe strain 972h- genome assembly, chromosome: I genome encodes:
- the hsp3105 gene encoding ThiJ domain protein, glyoxylase III codes for the protein MDERHEAAGETSEKPKVLFLLNSYYGPFYDDGDNTGVNVVDLYEAFKVFEENGFDIVIASDTGDYGFDDKSFRDPAIVDETQSIFSNPDCSLMKKLKNIARLDRLNPSDYVIVYIPGGYGCSFDFPHAKVVQDFLYRFYETKGIICAVAQANIALAYTTNSDGQALCTNRRVTGCTWKDEVQNGVLNVMNRLNFYSFGHIAENIGAIFESPPVYVEDPFIVEDGQLFTGSNTNSAKGVAMEAVRAVLNYDG